The following proteins are co-located in the Billgrantia tianxiuensis genome:
- the sbcB gene encoding exodeoxyribonuclease I — MAKPDAAPMTFLWHDYETFGADPRRDRPSQFAAIRTDSDFNEIGEPVELFCKPADDYLPHPQACLITGITPQQARRRGLPEAEFAGRIHALMSEPGTCALGYNSLRFDDEVSRCLFYRNLLDPYSREWQNGNSRWDLIDAVRAFHALRPAGIEWPKREDGSPSFRLEDLTAANGIAHEGAHDAVADVRATIALARLLRQRNARLFDHLLQLRNKREVAKYLDIPGRKPVLHVSRRYPASRACSALVMPLAEHPTNPNGVIVYDLSVDPGALLELDAEQIRQRVFVSSDDLAEGETRIPLKVIHVNRSPVVLPAAALKDVEGPRKGEYGEIVERLGLDLAACRANWKRLATSPEVARKVSEVFAQAPPDGPHDPDLMLYSGGFFSPADRQQMLRVREAAPWDLVDARFAFQDPRLEEMLFRYRARSYPDTLSSEEQARWEAYRWERMNDAAVAGFTLKDFAREIERLNQVALSDRDRLILEELVMHVEAMMPAQAFG; from the coding sequence ATGGCGAAGCCAGATGCCGCCCCGATGACTTTCCTGTGGCACGACTATGAAACCTTCGGCGCCGATCCCCGTCGTGATCGGCCCTCGCAGTTCGCCGCGATTCGCACCGACAGCGACTTCAACGAGATCGGCGAGCCGGTCGAACTCTTCTGCAAGCCGGCGGACGACTACCTGCCGCATCCCCAGGCGTGCCTGATCACCGGGATCACGCCGCAGCAGGCGCGCCGCCGTGGGCTGCCCGAGGCCGAGTTCGCCGGGCGCATCCACGCTCTCATGAGCGAGCCCGGGACCTGCGCGCTGGGCTACAACTCGCTGCGCTTCGACGACGAAGTGAGCCGTTGCCTGTTCTACCGCAATCTTCTCGATCCCTATTCGCGAGAGTGGCAGAACGGCAATTCGCGCTGGGACCTGATCGATGCGGTGCGCGCCTTTCACGCCCTGCGTCCCGCCGGCATCGAATGGCCGAAGCGCGAGGACGGTTCGCCCAGCTTTCGCCTCGAGGACCTGACTGCCGCCAATGGTATCGCCCATGAGGGTGCCCACGACGCGGTGGCCGACGTGCGCGCCACCATCGCGCTGGCGCGGCTGCTCAGGCAGCGCAATGCGCGTCTCTTCGACCACCTGTTGCAACTGCGCAACAAGCGTGAGGTGGCCAAGTACCTCGATATCCCGGGGCGCAAGCCGGTGCTCCACGTGTCGCGCCGATACCCGGCTAGCCGGGCCTGCAGCGCACTGGTGATGCCGCTGGCCGAGCATCCCACCAACCCCAACGGGGTGATCGTCTACGATCTTTCCGTGGACCCCGGTGCCCTACTCGAGCTGGACGCCGAGCAGATTCGCCAGCGTGTCTTCGTCAGCAGCGACGACCTGGCCGAAGGCGAGACGCGCATTCCGCTCAAGGTCATCCACGTCAATCGCAGCCCGGTGGTGCTGCCGGCCGCTGCGCTCAAGGACGTGGAAGGACCGCGCAAGGGCGAATATGGTGAGATCGTCGAGCGCCTGGGGCTTGACCTGGCGGCGTGTCGCGCCAATTGGAAGCGTCTCGCGACCAGTCCCGAGGTGGCGCGAAAGGTGAGCGAGGTGTTCGCCCAAGCGCCGCCCGACGGTCCGCACGATCCTGACCTGATGCTCTACAGCGGCGGCTTCTTCTCGCCGGCCGACCGCCAGCAGATGCTGCGAGTGCGCGAGGCGGCACCGTGGGACCTGGTGGATGCCAGGTTTGCTTTCCAAGATCCTCGCCTGGAGGAGATGCTGTTCCGCTACCGGGCACGCAGCTACCCCGACACGCTGAGCAGCGAGGAGCAGGCGCGCTGGGAAGCCTACCGCTGGGAGCGCATGAACGATGCGGCCGTGGCCGGTTTCACGTTGAAGGATTTTGCCCGCGAGATCGAGCGGCTCAATCAGGTCGCCTTGAGCGACCGCGACCGTCTGATCCTCGAGGAGCTCGTCATGCATGTGGAAGCGATGATGCCGGCCCAGGCCTTCGGCTGA
- a CDS encoding insulinase family protein, which yields MDGFEPELTEIYLDALRPEMLLRVYSGPEVEGERTSPWFDTPWRETSPPASDTQPLAGLALPAPNPFIAEDVALLEEQHERPSQLLEAPGFELWHMADASFNTPKVEWRFSLQNPDASSDPRHAVLANLLAGWLEDSLNEEFYAARLAGHDAEAYAHARGITLAFSGWRDRQDRVMRRTLEQLLEGDIDEASFERVRYRLQREWRNAPQAALFRQGHRTLAEALMRPHWSTQSLLDASRELTVVDLRDFRERFLGELRLQALAVGNLDAELARREGRLVAEMLAPTLSREAIPDLTPLRADDELPTLHPLTTREESLVLRYLQGNDRSLETQARLAVLGQVIDTPFYQRLRTEEQLGYVVSAGYSPLLDAPGLSLLVQSPDATSGEIQAHIDAFLADFGQRLAAMDDADLAPYRQAVHDSLLQRDTSLSGLTNRLWRALSFGDTGFDRRERLAQRVLAVTADDLRQTWPGLLETAIATVAYDPGDEPSDVTALARHLEPLPEADD from the coding sequence ATGGATGGCTTCGAACCCGAGCTGACCGAAATCTATCTTGATGCGCTACGCCCCGAGATGCTGCTACGCGTCTACAGCGGCCCCGAGGTGGAAGGCGAACGCACCTCGCCCTGGTTCGACACTCCCTGGCGCGAAACCTCGCCTCCGGCTAGCGACACCCAGCCACTGGCGGGGCTTGCCCTGCCGGCTCCCAACCCCTTCATCGCCGAGGACGTAGCCCTGCTCGAGGAGCAGCACGAGCGCCCATCGCAGTTGCTGGAAGCGCCCGGCTTCGAGCTGTGGCACATGGCGGATGCCAGCTTCAACACACCCAAGGTAGAGTGGCGCTTCAGCCTTCAGAACCCCGACGCCAGCAGCGATCCGCGCCATGCCGTGCTGGCCAACCTGTTGGCCGGATGGCTCGAAGACAGCCTCAACGAGGAATTCTATGCGGCCCGCCTGGCCGGGCACGATGCCGAGGCCTATGCCCACGCCCGCGGCATCACGCTGGCCTTCTCGGGCTGGCGAGACCGCCAGGACCGGGTCATGCGACGTACTCTCGAGCAGCTTCTCGAGGGCGACATCGATGAAGCGAGCTTCGAGCGCGTACGCTATCGGCTGCAACGCGAATGGCGCAACGCCCCTCAGGCGGCGCTGTTCCGCCAGGGGCACCGCACCCTGGCCGAAGCCCTGATGCGCCCCCATTGGTCAACTCAGAGCCTGCTGGACGCCAGTCGCGAGCTGACGGTGGTTGATTTGCGTGATTTCCGCGAACGCTTCCTCGGCGAACTACGCCTGCAGGCACTGGCAGTCGGCAACCTCGATGCCGAGCTGGCCCGGCGCGAAGGCAGGCTCGTAGCAGAGATGCTCGCTCCCACGTTGTCGCGTGAGGCCATTCCCGATCTGACCCCGCTGCGCGCCGACGACGAGCTGCCCACCCTGCACCCCTTGACCACCCGCGAGGAGTCGCTGGTGTTGCGCTACCTGCAGGGCAACGACCGATCGCTCGAGACCCAGGCACGCCTCGCGGTGCTGGGACAGGTGATCGACACGCCCTTCTATCAGCGCCTGCGCACCGAGGAGCAGTTGGGTTACGTGGTCAGCGCCGGCTACTCTCCCCTGCTCGACGCGCCGGGCCTGAGCCTGCTGGTGCAGTCGCCCGATGCCACCAGCGGCGAGATCCAGGCGCACATCGACGCCTTCCTGGCTGACTTCGGCCAACGCCTGGCAGCGATGGACGATGCCGACCTGGCCCCCTACCGCCAAGCCGTGCACGACAGCCTGCTGCAGCGGGACACCAGTCTCTCGGGACTCACCAACCGGCTGTGGCGTGCGCTGTCATTCGGCGATACCGGGTTCGACCGCCGCGAGCGCCTGGCCCAGCGTGTGCTGGCGGTAACCGCCGACGACCTGCGCCAGACCTGGCCGGGGCTGCTCGAGACGGCCATCGCCACGGTAGCCTACGATCCTGGCGACGAGCCCAGCGACGTCACCGCCCTGGCCCGACACCTGGAGCCGTTGCCCGAAGCCGACGACTAG
- a CDS encoding insulinase family protein, which translates to MSKPRLPLHCLPGRHPLPWLASLLLGFLLPALALAQLPNDADSSTEEAVEEVVHPRVSPHDSRDYRVLRLDNGLTALLVSDPEADQAAASMNVGVGSAQDPEDLAGLAHFLEHMLFLGTEPFPEANAYQGYLRRHGGSHNAFTAPQDTNYFFDVEPEALPGALDRFSQFFLSPLFNPDQLESERNIVHSEYMARIRDDGRRENDVLNQVLNPDNPTTGFSVGSRETLADRPVNEPSLRERVIEFYERYYDANVMHLSLVAPQSLDELEEMVTERFAGIADRGLERPVIEQPLVLEDSLPRYVELQSMRDSRQVSFMFPVPDPIQHYRHKPADLLAHLLGHEGEGSLFAVLREAGLADGLAAGVGRGDERHALFTISVSLTPAGAERIDEIEATLFDAIEQIREQGLEAWRYEEQARLAEQEFRFQQHGSTLQSAMRLAMNLARFPMEDVQYAPIAWMASNPS; encoded by the coding sequence ATGTCCAAGCCCCGCCTGCCCTTGCACTGTCTGCCCGGTCGGCACCCGCTGCCCTGGCTGGCGAGCCTGCTGCTCGGCTTCCTGTTGCCGGCTCTCGCCCTGGCACAGCTGCCGAATGATGCCGACAGCTCCACCGAAGAGGCGGTCGAGGAAGTCGTGCACCCGCGCGTCAGCCCACACGACAGCCGCGATTATCGTGTGCTGCGGCTCGACAATGGCCTCACTGCGCTACTGGTCAGCGACCCCGAAGCCGACCAGGCAGCAGCCTCGATGAACGTCGGCGTGGGCAGCGCCCAGGACCCCGAGGATCTGGCCGGGCTGGCACATTTCCTTGAGCACATGCTGTTCCTCGGTACCGAGCCGTTCCCCGAGGCCAACGCCTACCAGGGCTATCTGCGCCGCCACGGCGGTAGCCATAACGCCTTCACTGCGCCTCAGGACACCAACTATTTCTTCGATGTGGAGCCCGAGGCACTGCCGGGCGCCCTGGATCGCTTCAGCCAGTTTTTCCTCTCCCCGCTGTTCAACCCCGATCAGCTGGAAAGCGAGCGCAACATCGTGCACTCGGAATACATGGCACGGATACGCGACGACGGCCGGCGCGAGAACGACGTGCTCAATCAGGTGCTCAATCCCGACAACCCCACCACCGGCTTCTCGGTGGGCAGTCGCGAGACGCTGGCAGACCGCCCCGTGAACGAGCCCTCGCTGCGCGAGCGCGTGATCGAGTTCTACGAACGCTACTACGACGCCAACGTGATGCACCTGTCCCTGGTAGCACCGCAATCGCTGGACGAGTTGGAGGAGATGGTGACCGAACGCTTCGCCGGTATCGCCGACCGCGGCCTGGAGCGCCCCGTCATCGAGCAACCGCTGGTGCTGGAAGACAGTCTGCCGCGCTATGTGGAGCTGCAATCGATGCGCGACAGCCGCCAGGTGAGTTTCATGTTTCCGGTGCCCGACCCCATCCAACACTATCGACACAAGCCCGCCGACCTGCTTGCCCACCTGCTGGGACACGAGGGCGAAGGCAGCCTGTTCGCGGTACTGCGCGAGGCCGGGCTTGCCGACGGACTCGCCGCCGGCGTGGGACGCGGCGATGAGCGACATGCACTGTTCACGATCAGCGTCAGCCTGACGCCGGCCGGCGCCGAGCGTATCGACGAGATAGAGGCCACGCTGTTCGACGCCATCGAGCAGATTCGCGAGCAGGGCCTGGAGGCGTGGCGCTACGAGGAGCAAGCTCGACTTGCCGAGCAGGAGTTCCGCTTCCAGCAGCACGGCTCGACGCTGCAGAGCGCCATGCGCCTGGCCATGAACCTGGCCCGCTTCCCGATGGAGGACGTGCAATACGCCCCTATCGCATGGATGGCTTCGAACCCGAGCTGA
- a CDS encoding SOS response-associated peptidase translates to MAGRLYIPSLDMARLLPELRHEAPLLTATNLAPRRPVSHVKLEAGAACLTRVFWGLTPSWLKVLDHAPHCARAESLDARPMFRDAFNGRRSLVPVGGVYVWKSQPRFKQPFLVTRVDRGPMLLAGIWCRYHTDLTEYADSMALVTVPTNGFLAPLSDRLPALIDAADAMRWLDPETPHETAQALLHPAPRELLGAFPVSRRVNDPANQDPACAHPTGPMLRWNEQEK, encoded by the coding sequence ATGGCCGGCCGCCTGTACATTCCTTCACTCGATATGGCTCGACTGTTGCCCGAGCTGCGTCATGAGGCCCCTCTGCTGACCGCAACCAACCTTGCCCCCAGGCGCCCGGTTTCGCATGTCAAGCTGGAGGCGGGCGCGGCCTGCTTGACCCGTGTGTTCTGGGGACTGACACCTTCCTGGCTGAAGGTGCTCGACCATGCGCCTCACTGCGCCAGGGCCGAATCCCTCGATGCCCGCCCAATGTTTCGCGACGCCTTCAACGGTCGCCGCAGTCTGGTACCGGTTGGAGGCGTCTATGTGTGGAAGTCGCAACCGCGCTTCAAGCAACCATTTTTAGTGACTCGTGTCGATCGCGGCCCCATGCTGCTGGCGGGGATCTGGTGTCGCTACCACACCGACCTAACTGAGTACGCCGACTCGATGGCGCTGGTCACGGTGCCGACCAACGGTTTCCTGGCCCCGCTCAGCGACAGGCTGCCGGCGCTGATCGACGCCGCCGATGCCATGCGCTGGCTCGACCCGGAAACTCCCCATGAGACCGCCCAGGCACTGCTGCATCCCGCCCCACGGGAACTGTTGGGCGCCTTTCCGGTATCAAGAAGGGTGAACGACCCCGCCAATCAGGATCCCGCCTGCGCCCACCCTACGGGCCCCATGTTGCGCTGGAACGAACAGGAGAAATGA
- a CDS encoding TetR/AcrR family transcriptional regulator, whose product MARPRQHAPEALHAQVMAACDDWLQGNPVHALSLRSLAREVGCAPSTLLKLYGSFGNLLQHVNIETLARLRMVIEPLTEGTLPERQLRALALAYWQFAQREPFRWQLLFDYPLAQEGELDQRQSDMIEALFLRVETSLKEYQPALGDLEARRLGRTLWGSVHGLVQLGLNERLGYWQGQQLEVPELLEQLLSTILAGLRHRPDIA is encoded by the coding sequence ATGGCTCGTCCCCGACAGCATGCGCCCGAAGCGCTCCATGCCCAAGTCATGGCCGCATGCGATGACTGGCTTCAGGGCAACCCCGTCCATGCGCTCTCGCTGCGTTCATTGGCGCGCGAGGTAGGCTGTGCGCCGAGTACGCTGCTCAAGCTCTATGGCAGTTTCGGCAATCTGCTCCAGCATGTGAATATCGAGACCTTGGCACGCTTGCGCATGGTCATCGAGCCATTGACCGAAGGCACCTTGCCCGAGCGTCAGCTTCGCGCCCTGGCGCTGGCCTATTGGCAGTTTGCCCAGCGCGAGCCGTTCCGCTGGCAGCTGCTGTTCGATTACCCGCTGGCCCAGGAGGGTGAGCTCGATCAGCGCCAGTCGGACATGATCGAGGCACTGTTCCTGCGCGTCGAGACGAGTCTCAAGGAGTACCAGCCGGCGCTTGGCGACCTCGAGGCCAGACGTCTCGGCCGCACCCTGTGGGGCAGCGTGCACGGTCTGGTGCAACTGGGGCTCAACGAGCGTCTAGGTTATTGGCAGGGTCAGCAACTCGAAGTGCCCGAGCTGCTCGAACAACTGCTTTCCACCATTCTTGCCGGCCTCAGGCACAGGCCCGATATCGCGTGA
- a CDS encoding 1-acyl-sn-glycerol-3-phosphate acyltransferase yields MARKPRPLIRFLIFLLVHCCYRLRLRGRHHIPAKGPAVVVCNHVSFMDALVMGGASPRPLRFLMDRPIYESPWLNWLFRLVGAIPVESDRRDPGSVRRALEEVSRALRSGEVVMLFPEGRLTPDGEVHTFRRGLETILARDPVPVIPAGLAGLWGSWTSHRGGRALTKRPRRFRARVALYFGEPIPPRLARRDRLEMRVRALKAEADGWACRHDIAAPR; encoded by the coding sequence GTGGCTCGAAAGCCGCGCCCGTTGATTCGTTTTCTCATCTTTCTGCTGGTGCACTGCTGCTATCGGCTGCGGCTGCGCGGTCGTCACCATATTCCGGCCAAGGGGCCTGCAGTGGTGGTGTGCAATCATGTCAGCTTCATGGATGCCCTGGTCATGGGGGGCGCCAGTCCGCGCCCGCTGCGCTTTCTGATGGACCGGCCGATCTACGAGTCGCCTTGGCTCAACTGGCTGTTTCGCCTGGTGGGTGCGATCCCCGTGGAGTCCGACAGGCGCGACCCCGGCAGCGTACGGCGTGCCCTGGAGGAGGTCAGCCGAGCACTGCGCAGCGGTGAGGTGGTGATGCTTTTTCCCGAAGGAAGACTGACCCCGGATGGCGAGGTGCATACCTTTCGCCGTGGGCTCGAGACGATCCTGGCACGGGATCCGGTACCGGTGATCCCTGCCGGCCTGGCCGGGCTGTGGGGGTCGTGGACCTCGCACCGAGGAGGGCGAGCCCTGACCAAGCGGCCGCGTCGCTTCCGCGCCCGGGTCGCTCTCTACTTCGGCGAGCCGATTCCTCCAAGGCTGGCGCGGCGCGATCGCCTCGAGATGCGGGTGAGGGCGCTCAAGGCCGAAGCCGACGGCTGGGCCTGTCGGCACGACATTGCGGCGCCACGCTGA
- a CDS encoding HlyC/CorC family transporter gives MSDDFPLGLLFGLLFLLICLSAFFSSSETGMMSINRYRLNHEASSGDSRARRVLRLLARPDRLIGVILIGNNLVNNLAAAIATVLAIHFFGEVTGPAVAPLILTIVILIFAEVSPKTYAAIKPERIAYPSSLVLEPLLKLLYPLVWLVNALSNGLLRLIGIKSIEGGADSLTRDELRTVVHEAGTLIPHRHQAMLLSILDLENVTVNDIMVPRHEVVGIDLDDELDAILTQIRTSQHTRLPVFKGDINNIIGMLHLRNAARFLSRDEVTKASIVQEAREPYFIPESTPLHTQLLNFQKQKRRIGIVVDEYGDVEGLVTLEDILEEIVGEFTTDVAGQDQEIHRQDDGSHVIDGTANIRDINRALGWKLPTDGPKTLNGLILEHLEAFPDGPACLQIGNVRMEILEVRDNLITSARCWQAGRAGRQRQA, from the coding sequence TTGAGCGACGACTTCCCTTTGGGATTGCTGTTCGGCCTGCTTTTTCTGCTCATCTGCCTTTCTGCATTCTTCTCGAGCTCCGAGACCGGCATGATGTCGATCAACCGCTACCGGCTGAACCACGAGGCCAGCAGCGGCGATAGCCGGGCTCGCCGGGTCCTGCGGCTGCTGGCACGCCCGGATCGCCTGATCGGCGTGATTCTGATCGGCAACAACCTGGTCAACAACCTGGCGGCCGCCATCGCCACCGTGCTCGCCATCCATTTCTTCGGCGAAGTCACCGGCCCCGCGGTCGCCCCGCTGATCCTGACCATCGTGATCCTCATCTTCGCCGAGGTCAGCCCCAAGACCTACGCGGCGATCAAGCCCGAGCGCATCGCCTACCCCTCATCACTGGTGCTGGAGCCGCTGCTCAAGCTGCTCTATCCGCTGGTGTGGCTGGTCAACGCGCTCTCCAACGGCCTGCTCCGACTGATCGGAATCAAGAGCATCGAAGGCGGCGCGGACAGCCTGACGCGCGACGAACTGCGCACCGTAGTGCATGAGGCAGGCACGCTGATCCCCCATCGTCACCAGGCCATGCTGCTGTCGATCCTCGATCTGGAGAACGTCACGGTCAACGACATCATGGTGCCGCGCCACGAGGTGGTAGGAATCGACCTCGATGACGAGCTAGATGCCATCCTGACCCAGATCCGCACCAGCCAGCACACCCGCCTGCCGGTGTTCAAGGGCGACATCAACAACATCATCGGCATGCTGCATCTGCGCAATGCGGCACGCTTCCTGTCGCGCGACGAAGTCACTAAGGCCTCCATCGTGCAGGAGGCGCGTGAGCCCTACTTCATCCCCGAATCGACACCGCTGCACACCCAACTGCTCAACTTCCAGAAGCAGAAGCGGCGCATCGGCATCGTGGTGGACGAGTATGGCGACGTAGAGGGGCTGGTCACACTGGAGGACATCCTCGAGGAGATCGTCGGTGAATTCACCACCGACGTGGCGGGTCAGGACCAGGAGATTCATCGCCAGGATGACGGCAGCCATGTGATCGACGGCACCGCCAACATCCGCGACATCAATCGGGCACTGGGCTGGAAACTTCCCACCGACGGCCCCAAGACCCTCAACGGCTTGATCCTGGAGCATCTGGAAGCCTTCCCCGACGGCCCCGCGTGTTTGCAGATCGGCAACGTTCGCATGGAAATTCTCGAAGTCCGCGACAACCTGATCACCTCAGCCCGCTGCTGGCAGGCCGGTCGAGCCGGGCGCCAGCGTCAGGCGTGA
- a CDS encoding cytochrome C assembly family protein — MQALPLAIMAFILYLGAASWQGLTLLRRVPQRPALVRVLGLMGLLFHLPVAIKLIDQSPGLMPGLSTSAVVLTAVMVILLLVVSLAKPVLSVAVALFPVSGLALLLAVGLPSPERTGGMTPGIALHAMSSALAFGVLFIAACQAVLLGLQNQALRHHHTRGMVQVLPPLTTMERVLFELIWAGMALLTLSVVSGFIFVESMFAQHLAHKTILSLAAWVIFAILLISHHRLGWRGMRAVRWTLGGCAVLLLAYFGSKFVLEIILNRT, encoded by the coding sequence ATGCAGGCGCTTCCTCTAGCCATCATGGCCTTTATCCTCTACCTGGGCGCTGCCTCATGGCAGGGGCTCACGCTGCTTCGCCGCGTGCCGCAGCGTCCCGCCCTGGTCCGCGTGCTAGGCCTGATGGGGTTGCTGTTCCATCTTCCCGTCGCCATCAAGCTGATCGACCAGAGCCCCGGCCTGATGCCCGGTCTCTCGACCAGCGCCGTGGTGCTGACCGCCGTCATGGTAATCCTGCTGCTCGTCGTCAGCCTGGCCAAGCCGGTACTGAGCGTGGCCGTGGCGCTTTTTCCCGTGTCGGGCCTCGCCCTGCTGCTGGCAGTAGGCCTGCCGAGCCCAGAGCGCACCGGCGGCATGACGCCGGGCATCGCCCTGCACGCCATGAGTTCGGCGCTGGCCTTCGGCGTCTTGTTCATCGCCGCCTGCCAGGCGGTGCTGCTCGGCCTGCAGAACCAGGCCCTGCGCCACCACCATACCCGCGGCATGGTACAGGTGCTGCCGCCGCTGACCACCATGGAGCGGGTACTGTTCGAGCTGATCTGGGCCGGCATGGCGCTACTTACCCTGTCGGTCGTCAGCGGCTTCATCTTCGTCGAGAGCATGTTCGCCCAGCATCTGGCCCACAAGACCATTCTGTCACTGGCCGCCTGGGTAATCTTCGCCATCCTGCTGATTAGCCATCACAGGCTGGGCTGGCGCGGCATGCGCGCCGTGCGCTGGACGCTGGGCGGCTGCGCCGTGCTGCTACTGGCTTATTTCGGCAGCAAGTTCGTACTCGAGATCATTCTCAACCGTACCTGA